From Macaca fascicularis isolate 582-1 chromosome 14, T2T-MFA8v1.1, a single genomic window includes:
- the ASCL2 gene encoding achaete-scute homolog 2 has product MDGGALPRSAPPAPRVPVSCAARRRPTSPELLRCSRRRRPATAETGGSAAAVARRNERERNRVKLVNLGFQALRQHVPHGGASKKLSKVETLRSAVEYIRALQRLLAEHDAVRNALAGGLRPPAVRPSAPRGQPGTTAVAASPSRASSSPGRGGSSEPGSPRSAYSSDDSGCEGALSPAERELLDFSSWLGGY; this is encoded by the coding sequence ATGGACGGCGGCGCACTGCCCAGGTCCGCGCCCCCTGCGCCCCGCGTCCCTGTCAGCTGCGCTGCCCGGCGGAGACCCACGTCCCCGGAACTGTTGCGCTGCAGCCGGCGGCGGCGACCGGCCACCGCAGAGACCGGGGGCAGCGCAGCGGCCGTAGCGCGGCGCAATGAGCGCGAGCGCAACCGCGTGAAGCTGGTGAACTTGGGCTTCCAGGCGCTGCGGCAGCACGTGCCGCACGGCGGCGCCAGCAAGAAGCTGAGCAAGGTGGAGACGCTGCGCTCGGCCGTGGAGTACATCCGCGCGCTGCAGCGCCTGCTGGCAGAGCACGACGCCGTGCGCAACGCGCTGGCGGGAGGGCTGCGGCCGCCGGCTGTGCGGCCGTCTGCGCCCCGCGGGCAGCCTGGGACCACCGCTGTCGCCGCCTCGCCCTCCCGCGCTTCTTCGTCCCCGGGCCGCGGGGGCAGCTCGGAGCCCGGCTCCCCGCGTTCCGCCTACTCGTCGGACGACAGCGGCTGCGAGGGCGCGCTGAGTCCCGCGGAGCGCGAGCTGCTCGACTTCTCCAGCTGGTTAGGGGGCTACTGA